A single window of Archangium gephyra DNA harbors:
- a CDS encoding sensor histidine kinase — MAQVTLHTRLCRNLRRLAVIQGSVVLVVGLLVFIAWLADLESLKGLRPGLPTMKANTALGFILSGATLVLVGLPNEHALVRRGAQVGAGLVILLGGLTFAQYLFDVDLGLDQLLVEDPRRGVELGYPGRMAPNTAVCFLLLGGALFSLEVKTRLVGWPSQYLASLAAIITLVGFVGYLYGQQEFPGLSRYAQMALHTTVCFLLSASGVFLARPDRGFMGVVTHSGLGGVLSRWLLPPAFVLPILLGSLALLGFRAGAYALPFALALIAVGNVIAFAALVWGAAFALDRVEARRLRVEEERVRLEAREQAARAEAAAQHRERSRAEAAEREAQRAVRTREDVLAVVSHDLKNPLGSIALSTQLMRRLLPPGEEGERLRKHTHTIERSVERMDRLIKDLLDMASLQAGQLKLDLGRYAVDDLVRDGLVLLEPLAIEKRVELRTRLPLERCQVECDRDRFFQVLSNLVGNALKFTPEEGTVTVEVVPGEGFMRFSVRDTGPGIPAEALPHLFEPFWQVEGTGKKGTGLGLTISRGLVLAHGGSLEVESEQGQGSTFSFTLRRPPPRVERAPEPPVH, encoded by the coding sequence TTGGCCCAGGTAACGCTCCATACGCGGCTGTGCCGGAACCTGCGAAGGCTCGCCGTCATCCAGGGGAGCGTCGTGCTCGTGGTGGGCCTGCTGGTCTTCATCGCCTGGCTGGCCGACCTCGAGTCGCTCAAGGGACTGCGGCCGGGCCTGCCCACGATGAAGGCCAACACGGCCCTGGGCTTCATCCTCTCCGGCGCCACCCTGGTGCTGGTGGGCCTTCCCAATGAGCACGCCCTCGTGCGGCGGGGCGCGCAGGTGGGCGCGGGGCTCGTCATCCTCCTCGGTGGCCTGACGTTCGCCCAGTACCTCTTCGACGTGGACCTCGGTCTCGATCAACTCCTCGTGGAGGACCCCCGGCGGGGCGTGGAGCTCGGCTACCCGGGGCGCATGGCTCCCAACACGGCCGTCTGCTTCCTCCTGCTCGGGGGGGCGCTCTTCTCCCTCGAGGTGAAGACGCGGCTCGTCGGCTGGCCCTCTCAGTACCTGGCCTCGCTCGCGGCGATCATCACGCTGGTGGGCTTCGTGGGCTACCTCTATGGCCAGCAGGAGTTCCCCGGTCTCAGCCGCTACGCGCAGATGGCCTTGCACACCACGGTGTGCTTCCTGCTGAGCGCCTCGGGCGTCTTCCTGGCCCGTCCGGATCGCGGCTTCATGGGCGTGGTCACCCACTCGGGTCTGGGGGGGGTGCTCTCGCGCTGGCTGCTGCCACCGGCGTTCGTCCTGCCCATCCTCCTGGGCTCACTGGCGCTCCTGGGCTTCCGGGCCGGGGCCTACGCGCTGCCCTTCGCGCTGGCGCTCATCGCCGTGGGCAACGTCATTGCCTTCGCCGCGCTGGTGTGGGGCGCCGCCTTCGCGCTGGACCGGGTGGAGGCCCGGCGCCTGCGTGTCGAGGAGGAGCGGGTGCGGCTCGAGGCCCGGGAGCAGGCCGCACGCGCCGAGGCCGCCGCCCAGCATCGCGAGCGCTCGCGGGCCGAGGCCGCCGAGCGGGAAGCCCAGCGCGCCGTCCGCACCCGCGAGGACGTGCTGGCCGTGGTGAGCCATGACCTGAAGAACCCGCTGGGCTCCATCGCGCTGAGCACCCAGTTGATGCGGCGGCTGCTTCCCCCGGGCGAGGAGGGCGAGCGGCTGCGCAAACACACCCACACCATCGAGCGCTCGGTGGAGCGGATGGACCGGCTCATCAAGGATCTGCTCGACATGGCCAGCCTCCAGGCCGGCCAGCTGAAGCTGGACCTGGGGCGCTACGCGGTGGATGACCTGGTGCGCGATGGCCTGGTGCTGCTCGAGCCGCTGGCCATCGAGAAGCGGGTGGAGCTGCGCACGCGCCTGCCGCTGGAGCGCTGCCAGGTGGAGTGCGACCGGGACCGGTTCTTCCAGGTGCTGTCCAACCTGGTGGGCAATGCCCTGAAGTTCACCCCCGAGGAGGGGACGGTGACGGTGGAGGTGGTGCCCGGGGAGGGCTTCATGCGCTTCTCCGTGAGGGACACCGGCCCGGGCATCCCCGCCGAGGCGCTGCCCCACCTCTTCGAGCCCTTCTGGCAGGTAGAAGGCACGGGAAAGAAGGGCACGGGGTTGGGCCTCACCATCAGCCGGGGCCTCGTCCTGGCCCACGGGGGCTCCCTGGAGGTGGAGAGCGAGCAGGGGCAGGGCAGCACCTTCTCCTTCACCCTGCGCCGGCCCCCGCCCCGGGTGGAGCGGGCCCCCGAGCCTCCCGTGCACTGA
- a CDS encoding oxygenase MpaB family protein: MTDVHWTNELLDSMREVCDPPADEAVRSLFSQGLVESANELMKQLVAHEVVTAEQLPVPLRGYFEQSAKLPSWADKELIREGQAVFSRCGSLSVVALVCASLPTCYAGAEGVQVLHLTARLQTDTKRRIIETAQMVVDVMSPGGLEPDGWGLRDAQKVRLMHAAVRHLIRQSGRWKPEWGQPINQEDMAGTLVTFSVVTIRALAKLGYTLEPREEQAYYHAWRVVGYVMGVDERLLPETYEEGCRLADAIFARVFRSCEQGKVMTQALIEQVEHIIPGNIFDGLCSTLIRHLISDETADLIAVPPADWTRALIKPLQLLGWVMDEGDEANVVNAKLSELFGRKLLEGIVWVSRGHDRPPFRIPETLRESWNVRSREQQLA; this comes from the coding sequence ATGACGGACGTGCACTGGACGAACGAGTTGCTGGATTCCATGCGCGAGGTGTGTGATCCGCCGGCGGACGAGGCGGTGCGGAGCCTCTTCTCGCAGGGGCTGGTGGAGTCCGCCAATGAGCTGATGAAGCAGCTGGTGGCGCACGAGGTGGTGACGGCGGAGCAGTTGCCGGTGCCGCTGCGGGGCTACTTCGAGCAGAGCGCGAAGCTGCCCTCGTGGGCGGACAAGGAGCTCATCCGCGAGGGGCAGGCGGTGTTCAGCCGGTGTGGCTCGTTGTCGGTGGTGGCGCTGGTGTGTGCGTCGCTGCCCACGTGTTACGCGGGGGCCGAGGGCGTGCAGGTGCTGCACCTGACGGCGCGGCTGCAGACGGACACCAAGCGGCGCATCATCGAGACGGCGCAGATGGTGGTGGACGTGATGTCACCGGGAGGCCTGGAGCCGGATGGCTGGGGCCTGCGGGACGCGCAGAAGGTGCGGCTGATGCACGCGGCGGTGCGCCACCTCATCCGCCAGAGTGGCCGGTGGAAGCCGGAATGGGGCCAGCCCATCAACCAGGAGGACATGGCGGGCACGCTGGTGACGTTCTCGGTGGTGACGATTCGCGCGCTGGCGAAGCTGGGCTACACGCTCGAGCCGCGCGAGGAGCAGGCCTACTACCATGCGTGGCGGGTGGTGGGGTACGTGATGGGGGTGGATGAGCGCCTGTTGCCGGAGACGTACGAGGAGGGCTGCCGTCTGGCGGACGCCATCTTCGCGCGGGTGTTCCGCTCCTGCGAGCAGGGGAAGGTGATGACGCAGGCGCTCATCGAGCAGGTCGAGCACATCATTCCCGGCAACATCTTCGATGGGCTGTGCAGCACGCTCATCCGCCATCTGATCAGTGACGAGACGGCGGATCTGATCGCCGTGCCGCCGGCGGACTGGACGCGCGCGCTGATCAAGCCGCTGCAGCTGCTGGGGTGGGTGATGGACGAGGGCGACGAGGCGAACGTGGTGAACGCGAAGCTCAGCGAGCTGTTCGGGCGCAAGCTGCTGGAGGGCATCGTCTGGGTGAGCCGTGGCCACGACCGCCCGCCCTTCCGCATCCCCGAGACGCTGCGCGAGTCGTGGAACGTGCGCAGCCGCGAGCAGCAGCTGGCCTGA
- a CDS encoding efflux RND transporter permease subunit, whose protein sequence is MFISNFAIKKPIVTITAMLALVVFGLVALVSLQTDEFPDVQQPIINVTIVYPGASPEVVERELVEPIEDALFAISGVDAAQSTSSAIDGLAQFTIFFDFEKDLQQASQDVRDAISSKRNDLPLEMEEPVLTRFDPSDMPIVSLAITSDKLPATALTRLVDPGIVGELRSIPGVAQATVVGGIEREMSVFVRPEALQAAGLSISQVVQALQSQNLAAPVGRLDGPLEETTIRLKGRLETPEDFARVVIAERGGQPIRLGQVANVVDGTEDPRTLALFNDREAVGIDILKAKGYSTTQVADAVRERIQALQSTLPPGVKMELVRDSGVQVDNAVENVQSALVEGALLTVLVVFLFLNSWRSTVITGLALPVSVLASFISVWAFGFTLNTMSLLGLTLAIGILIDDAIVVRENIVRHIEMGKDHYTASREGTSEIGLAVAATTFSIVAVFVPVAFMYGVAGQWFKPFALTIACSVLVSLFVSFSLDPMLSAYWPDPAVEKGAHKGPISRVLSRFNHWFDRQADRYKGVIAWALDHRLAMVLVAVGSLVGALALQGLFGGAGFVPTSDRAEVEMLVETPAGSSLEYTKRKVDEVTRIARSHGEVRYTFTTIGTPLPLRSPGVDQALVYVRLTPKHERGVSQEELGVTLRQEMSRVAGANVSVFTSGFGGAFKSIQLELRGPDARELTRLAEQLRREVEQVPGAVDVGLSTRGEKPEVEVEVDRAMAGRLNVTVAQVAQSMRAAFAGVDSGDWVDPSGETRDVMVRVVPEARVRPGDLGQLPLVAGATPGGTPALVPLGQVARIRETVGPAQINHLNREKVINIQANVQGRSLSEVMTDIRARLDQVRLPPGYVLGEGGEARDQAEVFGRVFLALGVAVLLMYLILVIQFGSFLDPLAILISLPLSLIGVVLALLVTGDTLNIMSLIGVILLMGIVAKNAILLIDFAKWAHSRGLSMRDALIEAGRIRLRPIMMTTLAIIAGMVPVALGAGEGGDFRAPLGRAVIGGVITSTLLTLLVIPTVYEILHDARTWMLGRLKRDKGPGGREPVHGPPQTRPGT, encoded by the coding sequence GTGTTCATCTCCAACTTCGCCATCAAGAAGCCCATCGTCACCATCACCGCCATGCTGGCGCTGGTGGTGTTCGGCCTGGTGGCGCTGGTGTCGCTGCAGACGGACGAGTTCCCGGACGTCCAGCAGCCCATCATCAACGTCACCATCGTCTACCCGGGCGCCTCCCCGGAGGTGGTCGAGCGCGAGCTGGTGGAGCCCATCGAGGACGCGCTCTTCGCCATCAGCGGGGTGGATGCCGCGCAGTCCACCTCCAGCGCCATCGACGGCCTCGCCCAGTTCACCATCTTCTTCGACTTCGAGAAGGACCTGCAGCAGGCCTCGCAGGACGTGCGCGACGCCATCTCCAGCAAGCGCAATGACCTGCCCCTGGAGATGGAGGAGCCCGTCCTCACGCGGTTCGATCCCTCGGACATGCCCATCGTCTCGCTGGCCATCACCTCGGACAAGCTGCCGGCCACGGCGCTCACCCGGTTGGTGGACCCGGGCATCGTGGGCGAGCTGCGCTCCATCCCCGGCGTGGCCCAGGCCACGGTGGTGGGTGGCATCGAGCGGGAGATGTCCGTCTTCGTCCGTCCGGAGGCCCTGCAGGCCGCGGGGCTGAGCATCTCGCAGGTGGTGCAGGCGCTGCAGTCGCAGAACCTCGCCGCGCCGGTGGGCCGGCTGGACGGGCCGCTGGAGGAGACGACCATCCGCCTCAAGGGCCGGCTGGAGACGCCCGAGGACTTCGCGCGCGTCGTCATCGCCGAGCGCGGGGGCCAGCCCATCCGGCTCGGCCAGGTGGCCAACGTGGTGGATGGCACCGAGGATCCGCGCACCCTGGCGCTCTTCAACGACCGCGAGGCGGTGGGCATCGACATCCTCAAGGCCAAGGGCTACAGCACCACCCAGGTGGCCGATGCCGTGCGCGAGCGCATCCAGGCCCTCCAGTCCACGCTGCCCCCGGGCGTGAAGATGGAGCTCGTCCGCGACTCGGGTGTGCAGGTGGACAACGCGGTGGAGAACGTGCAGTCCGCGCTCGTGGAGGGCGCGCTGCTCACCGTGCTGGTGGTGTTCCTCTTCCTCAACTCGTGGCGCTCCACCGTCATCACCGGCCTGGCGCTTCCCGTGAGTGTGCTGGCGTCCTTCATCAGTGTGTGGGCGTTCGGCTTCACGCTCAACACCATGTCGCTGCTCGGCCTCACGCTGGCCATCGGCATCCTCATCGACGACGCCATCGTGGTGCGCGAGAACATCGTCCGCCACATCGAGATGGGGAAGGACCACTACACGGCCTCGCGCGAGGGCACGAGCGAGATTGGCCTCGCGGTGGCGGCCACGACGTTCTCCATCGTGGCGGTGTTCGTCCCGGTGGCCTTCATGTACGGGGTGGCGGGCCAGTGGTTCAAGCCCTTCGCCCTCACCATCGCGTGCTCCGTGCTGGTGTCGCTCTTCGTGAGCTTCTCCCTGGACCCGATGCTCTCCGCGTACTGGCCGGACCCGGCGGTGGAGAAGGGGGCGCACAAGGGGCCCATCTCCCGGGTGCTCTCGCGCTTCAACCACTGGTTCGACAGGCAGGCGGACCGCTACAAGGGCGTCATCGCCTGGGCGCTGGACCACCGGCTGGCCATGGTGCTGGTGGCGGTGGGCTCGCTGGTGGGAGCGTTGGCGCTGCAGGGCCTCTTTGGCGGCGCGGGCTTCGTCCCGACGAGCGACCGGGCCGAGGTGGAGATGCTGGTGGAGACGCCCGCGGGCTCCAGCCTGGAGTACACGAAGCGCAAGGTGGACGAGGTGACACGCATCGCGCGGAGCCACGGCGAGGTGCGCTACACCTTCACCACCATCGGCACGCCGCTGCCGCTGCGCTCGCCGGGCGTGGACCAGGCCCTGGTGTACGTGAGGCTGACGCCCAAGCACGAGCGCGGGGTGAGCCAGGAGGAGCTCGGCGTCACGCTGCGCCAGGAGATGTCGCGCGTGGCCGGGGCGAACGTCTCCGTCTTCACCAGTGGCTTTGGCGGGGCCTTCAAGTCCATCCAGCTGGAGCTGCGTGGGCCGGACGCGCGGGAGCTGACGCGGTTGGCCGAGCAACTGCGCCGCGAGGTGGAGCAGGTGCCGGGCGCGGTGGACGTGGGCCTGTCCACGCGGGGGGAGAAGCCCGAGGTGGAGGTGGAGGTGGACCGCGCCATGGCGGGCCGGCTGAACGTGACGGTGGCCCAGGTGGCGCAGTCGATGCGCGCGGCCTTCGCGGGGGTGGACTCGGGGGATTGGGTGGACCCGTCGGGCGAGACGCGGGACGTGATGGTGCGCGTGGTGCCCGAGGCCCGTGTGCGCCCGGGTGACCTGGGGCAGCTGCCCCTGGTGGCGGGCGCGACGCCGGGCGGGACTCCAGCCCTGGTGCCCCTGGGCCAGGTGGCCCGCATCCGCGAGACGGTGGGGCCCGCTCAAATCAACCACCTCAACCGCGAGAAGGTCATCAACATCCAGGCCAACGTGCAGGGCCGCTCGCTATCGGAGGTGATGACGGACATCCGGGCGCGGCTGGACCAGGTACGGCTGCCGCCGGGCTATGTCCTGGGCGAGGGCGGCGAGGCGAGGGACCAGGCCGAGGTGTTTGGCCGTGTCTTCCTCGCGCTCGGGGTGGCGGTGCTGTTGATGTACCTCATCCTGGTCATCCAGTTCGGCTCGTTCCTGGATCCCCTGGCCATCCTCATCTCGCTGCCGCTGTCACTCATCGGCGTGGTGCTGGCGCTGCTGGTGACGGGGGACACGCTCAACATCATGAGCCTCATCGGCGTCATCCTGCTGATGGGCATCGTGGCCAAGAACGCCATCCTGCTCATCGACTTCGCCAAGTGGGCCCACTCGCGGGGCCTGTCCATGCGCGACGCCCTCATCGAGGCGGGGCGCATCCGCCTGCGGCCCATCATGATGACGACGCTGGCCATCATCGCGGGCATGGTGCCGGTGGCGCTGGGCGCGGGCGAGGGAGGTGACTTCCGCGCGCCGCTGGGACGGGCCGTCATTGGCGGTGTCATCACTTCCACCTTGTTGACACTGCTGGTGATTCCAACGGTGTACGAGATTCTCCACGACGCTCGCACGTGGATGTTGGGTAGGCTCAAGCGAGACAAGGGACCTGGAGGCCGCGAGCCGGTGCACGGTCCACCCCAGACACGCCCGGGAACTTGA
- a CDS encoding AHH domain-containing protein has protein sequence MSTRRAGPCPEARRHRLWWGALALAVLVFQSACATGSPRGGTRVGHRFPSRTQPAALKQFVTLTPRTDFASVEVPQAEFQVAFTRLLLQVPLRLEARPSQPLGGRFRRASWQSTGGQGADVERGYAGYCDRRGAPGDCHSLLGGGPRDTVLSERDRFTLGLLLALGPAMEGAAGVLQDFSTQAMTAVCTGLGLYFFMLLFPDPTVTKGIGAVMTLFLWSYLGTELWGLIAATRQLWDEVKSATTFHELREASERYGRVLGPNTMRLLIVLATWKAGAKGRDALTGSGLPRFPQASRNAAVGGRIQLPVAAAEAEAVSVAGGQLTLTLPSGSAAILAMQKQGAEDAGQLHHIATVENEKSALRGGPWTPRLKKLFERAGMSMEDPANKVHVPGHRGPHPEAYHREVFETLRDATRSCTNPPQCRAALTRALEILAEEIRASGTRLNNLVTRRE, from the coding sequence TTGTCCACCCGTCGTGCGGGCCCGTGTCCGGAGGCCAGGAGACACCGCCTGTGGTGGGGCGCGCTGGCCCTGGCCGTGCTCGTCTTCCAATCGGCGTGCGCCACGGGAAGTCCTCGGGGCGGTACGCGGGTGGGCCACCGTTTTCCATCGCGGACACAGCCAGCGGCGCTGAAGCAATTCGTCACGCTCACGCCGCGCACGGACTTCGCCTCTGTCGAAGTGCCTCAAGCGGAGTTCCAGGTGGCCTTCACCCGGCTGTTGCTCCAGGTGCCGTTGCGGTTGGAGGCGCGTCCTTCGCAACCGCTGGGTGGGCGTTTCAGGCGGGCTTCCTGGCAGTCCACCGGTGGGCAGGGGGCGGACGTCGAGCGGGGTTACGCGGGCTACTGCGACAGGCGAGGCGCTCCGGGCGACTGTCACTCGCTGCTGGGAGGCGGCCCACGTGACACGGTATTGAGTGAACGGGACAGGTTCACGTTGGGCCTCCTCCTCGCCCTGGGGCCGGCGATGGAGGGCGCCGCGGGGGTGCTCCAGGACTTCTCCACGCAGGCGATGACGGCGGTGTGCACCGGGCTCGGGCTGTACTTCTTCATGCTGCTGTTCCCGGACCCCACCGTCACCAAGGGGATCGGCGCGGTGATGACGCTCTTTCTCTGGAGCTACCTGGGCACGGAGTTGTGGGGGCTGATTGCCGCCACGAGGCAACTCTGGGACGAGGTGAAGAGTGCCACCACGTTCCACGAACTGCGCGAGGCGAGCGAGCGGTATGGCCGGGTGTTGGGGCCCAACACCATGCGCCTGCTCATCGTGCTGGCGACGTGGAAGGCAGGGGCGAAAGGACGGGACGCGCTGACGGGGAGCGGCCTGCCCCGCTTCCCACAAGCCTCGCGGAATGCAGCGGTGGGAGGGCGCATCCAGTTGCCGGTGGCCGCGGCCGAAGCGGAGGCGGTGTCCGTGGCGGGAGGCCAGCTCACGCTGACACTGCCCTCGGGCTCGGCGGCCATCCTGGCCATGCAGAAGCAGGGGGCCGAGGACGCGGGTCAACTGCACCACATCGCCACCGTGGAGAACGAGAAGTCCGCCTTGCGTGGGGGTCCCTGGACACCGCGGCTCAAGAAGCTCTTCGAGAGGGCGGGCATGTCGATGGAGGACCCGGCCAACAAGGTTCATGTTCCGGGCCACCGGGGACCTCACCCCGAGGCGTACCACCGAGAGGTTTTCGAGACCTTGCGTGATGCGACACGCAGCTGCACCAACCCGCCGCAGTGCCGGGCCGCGCTGACCAGGGCACTTGAAATACTCGCCGAGGAAATCAGGGCATCGGGTACCAGGCTCAACAATCTGGTCACCCGGCGGGAATGA
- a CDS encoding imm11 family protein, which yields MDIAGRWELGTPVDSAGQQLGSWVFLNGEPVEVKGPLHVPVSEQGTPLDFSLADVGAIPVVHEKVADVLARLAHQDVQLIPVRVGSRPEPYFLVNVTRLVKCIDDRASGRVRYWRPEDGFPERVGTYFSVSGMRIDATKVGSARMFRTWGWHIALIVSENIKAELERVGTTGLWFEDVS from the coding sequence GTGGACATCGCCGGGCGTTGGGAGCTGGGGACTCCGGTTGATTCAGCGGGGCAGCAACTCGGCTCCTGGGTGTTCCTGAACGGGGAGCCCGTCGAGGTCAAAGGCCCGCTTCATGTCCCAGTCTCGGAGCAGGGCACGCCCCTCGACTTCTCACTCGCCGATGTGGGGGCCATTCCCGTTGTTCATGAGAAGGTGGCCGATGTTCTGGCCAGGCTCGCGCACCAGGATGTACAGCTCATTCCCGTGAGGGTTGGCTCGCGACCGGAGCCGTACTTCCTCGTCAACGTCACCCGCCTGGTGAAGTGTATCGATGACCGGGCATCCGGCAGGGTTCGCTATTGGAGGCCGGAGGATGGTTTCCCGGAGCGGGTCGGTACCTACTTCTCCGTGTCTGGCATGCGCATTGACGCGACGAAGGTGGGGAGTGCCCGGATGTTCCGCACCTGGGGATGGCATATCGCCCTGATTGTTTCCGAGAACATCAAGGCGGAATTGGAGCGGGTGGGAACGACGGGCCTCTGGTTCGAGGACGTGAGCTGA
- a CDS encoding ATP-binding protein, protein MSTAALPPSPPSLPEDRPGGNLGAEMLARLFEQARPLVDALFAQVNDGVTVQAQDFSLTFANPAAARILGAASPEELLRTGSARVFERYEVLDASGRPVRLDQLPGRQVITHGSAPERVLRFRDKHTGQEHWSRMSAAPVRDAQGQVVYAINVFRDVTEVMRTQERLSLLAEAGELLSASLDLEGTLAATARLLVPRLADWCAVHLTGDSTPSRQVASIHMDPAKLELARRLAELYPTDPGATSGINHVMRTGLPELTSDITEAMLVAAARSEEHLRILRELSLRSIMVVPLNARGRTVGTLTVATAESLRRLGTEELRLVEELARRAALAVDNARLYMEAKRAQARQAVALEAGRMGAWEWDIQAQRVTWSPELERLHGIPEGSFGGSFEDYQSDMHPEDRERVLGSIQRVVAESQKEHHVQYRIVLPDGRVRQVEAHGRLTLDEQGRPSRLTGVCTDITERLALEEDARRLVREQAARAEAERARQHTAELLASLEKAQAELAQRAQELTRSNADLEQFAYVASHDLQEPLRMVASYVQLLSRRYKGQLDADADEFIRYAVDGATRMQALINDLLAYSRVGTRGKELVPVPLERSVERALSHLHLALRESGAEVKVEPLPWVEGDETQLAQLLQNLVGNAVKFRGERPPRIRVSAAREGGTVTVAVEDNGIGIEPQYYERIFAIFQRLHGKEEYPGTGIGLSICKKIVERHGGRIWVESTPGQGSTFRFTLGAAEASRA, encoded by the coding sequence ATGAGCACGGCGGCCCTTCCTCCCTCGCCCCCTTCCCTGCCCGAGGACCGTCCTGGAGGGAACCTGGGAGCGGAGATGCTGGCCCGGCTCTTCGAACAGGCCCGCCCGCTGGTGGATGCGCTCTTCGCGCAGGTGAACGACGGCGTCACCGTGCAGGCCCAGGACTTCTCGCTGACCTTCGCCAACCCCGCCGCGGCGCGCATCCTCGGCGCCGCCTCCCCGGAGGAACTGCTGCGCACGGGCAGCGCCAGGGTGTTCGAGCGCTACGAGGTGCTGGATGCCTCGGGCCGCCCGGTACGTCTGGACCAGCTGCCCGGCCGGCAGGTCATCACCCACGGGAGTGCCCCCGAGCGGGTGCTGCGCTTCCGCGACAAGCACACGGGCCAGGAGCACTGGAGCCGGATGTCCGCGGCGCCGGTGCGCGACGCACAAGGACAGGTGGTGTACGCCATCAACGTCTTCCGGGATGTCACCGAGGTGATGCGCACCCAGGAGCGGCTGAGCCTGCTGGCCGAGGCCGGTGAGCTGCTCTCCGCCTCGCTCGACCTGGAGGGCACGCTGGCCGCCACCGCGCGCCTGCTGGTGCCCCGGCTGGCGGACTGGTGCGCGGTGCACCTGACGGGAGACAGCACCCCGTCGCGGCAGGTGGCCTCCATCCACATGGACCCCGCCAAGTTGGAGCTGGCACGGCGGCTGGCCGAGCTCTACCCCACGGACCCCGGGGCCACGAGTGGCATCAACCACGTGATGCGCACGGGCCTGCCGGAGCTCACCTCCGACATCACCGAGGCGATGCTGGTGGCGGCCGCGCGAAGCGAGGAGCACCTGCGCATCCTGCGCGAGCTGAGCCTGCGCTCCATCATGGTGGTGCCGCTCAACGCCCGGGGGCGGACGGTGGGCACGCTCACGGTGGCCACCGCCGAGTCCTTGCGGAGGCTGGGGACCGAGGAGCTGCGGCTGGTGGAGGAGTTGGCGCGCCGGGCCGCGCTCGCGGTGGACAACGCCCGGCTCTACATGGAGGCGAAGCGCGCCCAGGCGCGGCAGGCGGTGGCGCTCGAGGCGGGCCGGATGGGCGCCTGGGAGTGGGACATCCAGGCCCAGCGCGTCACCTGGTCGCCCGAGCTGGAGCGCCTCCATGGCATCCCCGAGGGCAGCTTCGGCGGCAGCTTCGAGGACTACCAGAGCGACATGCACCCCGAGGACCGGGAGCGCGTGCTCGGCAGCATCCAGCGGGTGGTGGCCGAGTCGCAGAAGGAGCACCACGTGCAGTACCGCATCGTGCTGCCGGACGGGCGGGTGCGCCAGGTGGAGGCCCATGGCCGGCTCACGCTGGACGAGCAGGGCCGGCCCTCGCGGCTGACGGGCGTGTGCACCGACATCACCGAGCGGCTCGCCCTGGAGGAGGACGCACGCCGGCTGGTGCGCGAGCAGGCCGCGCGCGCCGAGGCCGAGCGGGCCCGTCAGCACACCGCCGAGCTGCTGGCGAGCCTGGAGAAGGCCCAGGCCGAGCTGGCCCAACGCGCCCAGGAGCTGACGCGCTCCAACGCGGACCTGGAGCAGTTCGCCTACGTGGCCTCGCATGATCTGCAGGAGCCGCTGCGGATGGTGGCCAGCTACGTGCAGCTGCTGTCGCGGCGCTACAAGGGCCAGCTGGACGCGGACGCGGACGAGTTCATCCGCTACGCGGTGGACGGGGCCACGCGCATGCAGGCGCTCATCAATGATCTGCTGGCCTACTCGCGCGTGGGAACGCGGGGCAAGGAGCTGGTGCCGGTGCCGCTGGAGCGAAGCGTGGAGCGGGCCCTGTCGCACCTGCACCTGGCGCTGCGGGAGTCCGGCGCGGAGGTGAAGGTGGAGCCGCTGCCCTGGGTGGAGGGAGACGAGACCCAGCTGGCGCAGCTGCTGCAGAACCTGGTGGGCAACGCGGTGAAGTTCCGCGGCGAGCGGCCCCCGCGCATCCGCGTGTCCGCGGCCCGGGAGGGCGGCACGGTGACGGTGGCGGTGGAGGACAACGGCATCGGCATCGAGCCGCAGTACTACGAGCGCATCTTCGCCATCTTCCAGCGGCTGCACGGCAAGGAGGAGTACCCGGGCACGGGCATCGGCCTGTCCATCTGCAAGAAGATCGTCGAGCGCCACGGCGGACGCATCTGGGTGGAGTCCACCCCGGGGCAGGGCAGCACGTTCCGCTTCACGCTCGGCGCGGCGGAGGCGTCCCGGGCCTGA